One genomic segment of Brassica napus cultivar Da-Ae chromosome A3, Da-Ae, whole genome shotgun sequence includes these proteins:
- the LOC106438232 gene encoding uncharacterized protein LOC106438232, translated as MAASADSSSEMEDAHSPTIPQSSPSQPLLSTIPSANIAATTVENAASWIDDAMRQALVYQNTIVETLDSTIDASRTRLSQLRDTSKAHTSQTIDSLREIASEYSVYEHMVFAKIKEGVNVAASHPLISGSLAFGVGIFALKKTRRFVYYNTLRMFSSEEALLSRADLRVKELRQSMDRLTAESEKLERISTVAEDELIRGRMKLRQAGKQIRGVVQSAYKIENQAAGLKDVLKELPTREASRFRSQISNRASEIKQERKALTKEVNKISNYGISV; from the exons ATGGCAGCTTCAGCAGACTCATCCTCAGAGATGGAAGACGCGCACTCACCTACGATTCCACAATCTTCGCCATCGCAGCCTCTTCTGTCTACGATTCCAAGCGCTAACATCGCAGCGACGACGGTCGAAAACGCAGCTTCCTGGATCGACGACGCGATGCGTCAAGCGCTGGTGTACCAGAACACGATCGTGGAGACGTTGGATTCCACCATCGACGCCTCGAGAACTCGATTGTCTCAACTTCGAGATACTTCCAAAGCTCACACGAGCCAAACAATC GATTCTCTTAGAGAGATTGCCTCTGAGTATAGCGTTTACGAGCATATGGTGTTTGCGAAGATTAAAG AGGGTGTAAACGTTGCTGCATCTCATCCGCTAATCTCAGGATCTTTAGCCTTTGGTGTTGGGATCTTTGCTCTCAAAA AGACGAGAAGATTTGTATACTACAATACTTTACGAATGTTCTCAAGCGAAGAG GCTTTGCTTTCTAGAGCAGATCTTAGAGTAAAAGAGCTGAGACAATCAATGGATCGTCTTACTGCCGAAAGTGAAAAGCTTGAG AGAATTTCAACTGTGGCAGAAGATGAGTTGATTAGAGGAAGGATGAAACTCAG ACAAGCAGGCAAACAGATACGAGGGGTGGTCCAATCAGCTTATAAGATAGAAAACCAAGCAGCAG GTTTGAAAGATGTACTTAAAGAATTGCCCACGAGAGAAGCTTCTCGATTCCGTTCTCAA ATATCGAACCGTGCTTCTGAAATAAAGCAAGAGAGAAAGGCTTTGACAAAGGAAGTGAACAAGATCAGCAACTATGGTATCTCCGTATGA
- the LOC106438234 gene encoding protein transport protein Sec61 subunit beta, giving the protein MVGSGAPQRGSAAAAASMRRRKPSGSSSGGGASGGAAGSMLQFYTDDAPGLKISPNVVLVMSIGFIAFVAVLHVMGKLYFVK; this is encoded by the coding sequence ATGGTGGGAAGTGGAGCTCCACAGAGAGGAAGTGCAGCTGCAGCTGCTAGCATGCGTAGGAGGAAGCCAAGCGGCAGCTCAAGTGGAGGAGGAGCCTCTGGTGGTGCAGCAGGATCCATGCTTCAGTTCTACACGGATGACGCACCCGGTCTCAAGATCTCCCCTAATGTCGTCCTTGTCATGAGCATCGGCTTCATTGCTTTTGTCGCTGTTCTTCACGTGATGGGCAAGCTCTACTTTGTCAAGTGA
- the LOC106443643 gene encoding cyclin-U2-1-like: MAPSSSLAISPRKLRLDLYSYSYRDGSNTPLVISVLSSVIERTVARNERISPSYGGFGKTCVFDCMEVPDMTIQSYLERIFRYTKAGPSVYVVAYVYIDRFCQNNQGFRISLTNVHRLLITTIMIASKYVEDMNYRNSYFAKVGGLETEDLNNMELEFLFLMGFKLHVNVSVFESYCCHLEREVSIGGGYQIEKALRCAEEIKSKQIVQDPKHHHHHQFSRVLL, encoded by the exons ATGGCGCCTTCGAGTTCTCTAGCGATTTCTCCGAGGAAGCTCCGGTTAGACCTTTACTCATACTCTTACCGAGACGGTTCCAACACACCACTCGTCATCTCTGTTCTCTCGTCTGTTATAGAACGGACGGTAGCTCGGAACGAGAGGATCAGCCCGAGCTACGGTGGTTTTGGTAAGACATGTGTCTTCGATTGCATGGAAGTTCCTGACATGACGATCCAATCGTATTTAGAAAGGATTTTCCGGTATACCAAAGCCGGTCCATCAGTTTACGTTGTTGCTTATGTGTACATTGACCGGTTCTGTCAAAATAATCAAGGTTTTAGAATCAGTCTCACTAATGTACATCGTCTACTTATTACAACCATCATGATCGCTTCCAAGTACGTCGAAGACat GAACTACAGAAACTCGTACTTTGCCAAAGTAGGAGGGTTAGAGACAGAAGATTTGAACAACATGGAGTTGgagttcttgttcttgatggGGTTTAAGTTGCATGTGAATGTGAGTGTGTTCGAGAGTTACTGTTGTCATCTTGAGAGAGAAGTAAGTATCGGGGGAGGTTATCAGATCGAGAAGGCATTACGTTGCGCTGAGGAAATCAAATCGAAACAAATTGTTCAAGATCCTaaacatcatcatcaccatcaatTTTCACGAGTCTTGTTGTAG
- the LOC106443644 gene encoding expansin-B4, with product MASSSHIYIALLALFAVSLKCCYCQNETLAAGWGNAGVTWYGEPEGAGSTGGACGYGMVVANPPLYAMVSAGGPSLFNNGQGCGTCYQIVCTGTAACSGRPITVTITDECPGGPCASEPFHFDLSGKAIGALAKPGQAGSLRAAGVLRVSYRRAPCLYRGTNIAFHVDAGATPFYMAFVVEYENGDGDLASVEIQPAGGGFIAMQEMRSALWKVNSGSALRGPFNIRLTSRESRKVVVAQGVIPANWRADQTYRSIINF from the exons ATGGCATCATCATCACATATATACATTGCTCTCTTGGCTCTTTTTGCAGTCTCTTTAAAATGTTGTTATTGCCAAAATGAAACGTTAGCTGCCGGCTGGGGCAACGCTGGTGTTACTTGGTACGGTGAGCCTGAGGGCGCCGGTAGCACAG GAGGAGCTTGTGGATATGGCATGGTAGTGGCTAACCCACCGCTATACGCGATGGTTTCAGCCGGAGGCCCTTCACTATTCAACAATGGACAAGGATGTGGAACATGTTATCAG ATTGTGTGCACCGGGACTGCAGCGTGTTCAGGGAGACCAATAACGGTGACGATAACCGACGAGTGTCCCGGTGGTCCTTGCGCCTCCGAACCATTCCATTTTGACCTTAGCGGCAAAGCTATCGGTGCCTTAGCCAAACCTGGCCAAGCTGGTAGTCTTCGAGCCGCTGGTGTTCTACGTGTTAGTTATAGACG AGCTCCTTGTTTATATAGAGGGACTAATATAGCTTTCCATGTTGATGCCGGAGCAACCCCTTTCTACATGGCATTTGTTGTGGAATATGAAAACGGTGACGGAGATTTGGCCTCTGTTGAAATTCAACCGGCTGGCGGAGGATTTATAGCCATGCAAGAGATGAGGTCCGCCCTGTGGAAAGTAAACTCCGGCAGTGCTCTGAGAGGTCCGTTCAACATTAGACTTACATCTCGCGAGTCTCGTAAAGTAGTGGTCGCTCAGGGGGTTATTCCCGCAAATTGGAGAGCCGATCAGACTTACCGGTCAATCATTAACTTTTAG
- the LOC106438235 gene encoding ribosome biogenesis protein BOP1 homolog, with protein sequence MTKKSQGANEDQVKEPKRKIVPLKSQKEAKEVKSSKKEEDLLLDSGTDSDYDGCSLSGSLNSDDFDSEDDFDSHRETQDDSGHEGSDEVIDSENGEEEDGSDDEGSEQREVAEESDSSEDEVAPRNTVGDVPLEWYKDEKHIGYDITGKKITKKEKQDKLDSFLATMDDSKNWRKVYDEYNDEEVELTKEESKLIRRMLKGEAPHADFDPYAPYVDWFKWDDAIHPLSSAPEPKRRFIPSKWEAKKVVKLVRAIRKGLIKFDKPEEEPNVYLLWGDDSASDQKSKHLTYIPPPKLKLPGHEESYNPSLEYIPSEEEKASYELMYEEDRPKFIPKRFTSLRSIPAYENALKESFDRCLDLYLCPRVRKKRINIDPESLKPKLPSRKDLRPYPNSCYLEYKGHTGPVTSISTECSGQWIASGSTDGSVRIWEVETGRCLKVWQFDEAVKCVAWNPLPDFPILAVAMGVDLFFLNTELGTDEEQQRIEELLRLDNLPELDEAAAAIAKWLPDEKYRGIKIRHFKNLSYIDWHPRGDYLSAVMPGGETRGVVIHQLSAHSTKRLPIKMRGLPVCTLFHPNHRGLFIIATKKYVRVYNLHKNGEPIKKLETGLREISSMAIHPGGDNLVVGSKEGKMCWFDMDLSSKPYKILKNHPKDITNVGFHRSYPLFASCSEDSTAYVFHGKVYSDLNENPLIVPLEILRGHSSKGGVLDCKFHPRQPWLFTAGGDSVIKLYCH encoded by the exons ATGACGAAGAAGAGCCAAGGAGCTAACGAAGACCAAGTGAAAGAACCCAAGAGAAAAATCGTCCCTTTAAAATCTCAGAAAGAAGCAAAGGAAGTGAAAAGCTCGAAAAAGGAAGAAGACCTTCTCTTAGATTCCGGCACTGATTCTGATTACGACGGATGT AGCTTGTCAGGCTCTTTAAACTCCGATGACTTCGACTCCGAGGATGACTTCGATTCTCATAGAGAGACACAAGATGATTCAGGTCACGAGGGCTCAGATGAAGTGATAGATAGTGAGAATGGCGAGGAGGAAGATGGGAGTGATGATGAAGGCTCTGAGCAACGTGAAGTAGCCGAAGAGAGCGATTCATCAGAAGATGAG GTTGCTCCAAGGAACACAGTTGGGGATGTTCCATTGGAATGGTACAAAGACGAGAAACATATTGGTTATGACATCACTGGTAAGAAGATCACCAAGAAGGAGAAACAAGACAAGCTTGACTCTTTTCTTGCAACTATGGATGACTCCAAGAACTG GCGCAAAGTTTACGATGAGTAtaatgatgaggaagtggaGCTGACTAAAGAGGAGAGCAAACTCATTCGTAGAATGCTCAAAGGAGAAGCTCCACATGCTGACTTTGATCCATATGCG CCTTATGTTGACTGGTTCAAATGGGACGATGCGATACATCCACTCTCGAGCGCACCAGAACCTAAGCGGAGGTTCATCCCTTCTAAATGGGAAGCCAAAAAAGTTGTTAAGTTGGTTAGAGCGATAAGGAAGGGGCTGATCAAGTTTGATAAGCCTGAAGAAGAGCCTAATGTGTACCTCTTGTGGGGTGATGATTCAGCTTCAGATCAAAAGAGCAAGCACTTGACTTATATTCCTCCACCCAAACTAAAACTTCCAGGACACGAGGAATCTTACAATCCTTCTTTGGAGTACATTCCATCAGAGGAAGAGAAAGCCTCTTATGAGTTGATGTATGAGGAAGATCGTCCAAAGTTCATTCCTAAAAG GTTTACATCTCTGAGAAGCATCCCAGCGTATGAGAATGCACTTAAGGAGTCTTTTGACCGTTGTTTGGATCTTTACTTATGCCCCAGAGTCCGAAAGAAGAGA ATAAACATTGATCCTGAATCTTTGAAGCCTAAGCTACCTAGTAGGAAGGATCttagaccttatccaaactcatGTTACCTTGAGTATAAAGGCCATACAGGACCTGTTACTTCCATATCCACTGAATGTTCTGGCCAGTGGATAGCCTCAG GTTCAACTGATGGATCTGTTCGTATATGGGAAGTGGAGACTGGTAGATGCCTTAAGGTCTGGCAGTTTGATGAAGCTGTTAAGTGTGTTGCCTGGAATCCTCTTCCTGACTTTCCAATTCTAGCGGTCGCCAT GGGAGTAGATTTGTTTTTCCTGAACACTGAACTTGGCACTGATGAGGAACAACAAAGGATTGAAGAGCTGCTTCGCTTAGATAACCTTCCAGAACTTGATGAAGCTG CTGCAGCAATTGCAAAGTGGCTTCCAGATGAGAAATATCGAGGGATCAAGATAAGACACTTCAAG AACCTATCATATATTGACTGGCATCCAAGAGGAGACTACCTCTCAGCAGTCATGCCAGGCGGGGAAACGCGAGGTGTTGTAATACACCAGCTCTCAGCACATTCAACAAAAAGGCTCCCAATAAAGATGCGTGGACTTCCAGTGTGCACACTTTTTCATCCCAATCACCGTGGCTTATTCATCATCGCCACTAAAAAGTACGTGCGTGTTTACAATCTTCACAAGAACGGGGAGCCTATAAAGAAGCTTGAGACAGGGCTGAGAGAAATCTCATCAAtggcgattcatcctggtggtGATAATCTGGTAGTTGGAAGCAAAGAAGGGAAGATGTGTTGGTTTGACATGGACCTGTCTTCGAAACCGTACAAGATTCTCAAGAATCATCCTAAAGACATTACCAATGTGGGGTTTCACCGTTCGTATCCGTTGTTTGCTTCGTGCTCGGAGGATTCAACAGCTTATGTGTTCCATGGAAAGGTTTATAGTGATCTTAATGAGAATCCTTTGATTGTGCCGTTGGAGATTCTAAGAGGCCATTCTTCAAAAGGAG GAGTCTTGGACTGCAAGTTTCATCCAAGGCAGCCATGGCTATTCACGGCAGGTGGTGACTCAGTTATCAAACTTTATTGCCATTAA
- the LOC106438238 gene encoding zinc finger protein ZAT4-like, with amino-acid sequence MERYKCRFCFKSFLNGRALGGHMRSHMLTLPSKRELYELTERPSQLSEETESDASSSSDEEEEEDHVNCGEFESETESSRMNPTRKRSKRTRKLGSFDFDDFKKVRTSQPGGEVVTETEHHSSASDTTTEEDLAFCLIMLSRDKWKQQKNKTTVVEEEDHETDDEREDYKSSKNRGGRGRFKCETCGKVFNSYQALGGHRASHKKNKTFTAMTSTKTEHEKTLTEGEKVHQCPICFRVFTSGQALGGHKRSHGSNNVGSRRELSVNQSVRSIKEEEEEEVSVKQRMIDLNLPAPNEDDETSVVFNEW; translated from the coding sequence ATGGAGAGATACAAGTGTAGGTTTTGCTTCAAGAGCTTCCTCAATGGAAGAGCCTTAGGTGGTCACATGAGATCTCACATGCTTACTCTCCCTTCAAAACGTGAGCTTTATGAATTAACTGAACGGCCGAGTCAACTCAGTGAGGAGACAGAGTCCgatgcttcttcttcatctgatgaggaagaagaagaagatcatgtGAATTGCGGTGAGTTCGAAAGCGAGACCGAGTCCTCAAGGATGAACCCAACTCGGAAACGTTCCAAGCGAACTAGGAAGCTCGGATCGTTCGATTTCGACGACTTCAAGAAGGTGAGAACGAGTCAACCAGGTGGTGAGGTGGTGACAGAGACGGAACATCACAGCTCAGCTTCTGACACAACGACGGAGGAAGATCTCGCCTTTTGTCTCATTATGCTCTCGAGAGACAAGTGGAAGCAGCAGAAGAACAAGACGACtgtagtagaagaagaagatcatgaGACAGATGATGAACGTGAAGATTACAAATCGAGCAAGAACAGAGGAGGAAGAGGGAGATTCAAGTGCGAGACTTGTGGTAAAGTGTTCAATTCGTATCAAGCATTAGGAGGGCACAGAGCAAGCCACAAAAAGAACAAGACTTTCACAGCAATGACGTCGACGAAAACAGAGCATGAGAAAACACTAACAGAGGGCGAGAAAGTTCATCAATGTCCGATCTGTTTTAGGGTTTTCACTTCAGGACAAGCACTTGGTGGTCATAAGAGGTCTCACGGAAGCAACAACGTCGGATCAAGAAGAGAATTGTCTGTAAATCAAAGTGTTCGAAgcattaaagaagaagaagaagaagaagtatcaGTGAAACAGAGGATGATAGATCTTAATCTTCCTGCACCAAACGAAGATGATGAAACCTCTGTCGTGTTCAATGAATGGTGA